In a genomic window of Brassica rapa cultivar Chiifu-401-42 chromosome A10, CAAS_Brap_v3.01, whole genome shotgun sequence:
- the LOC103832496 gene encoding F-box/FBD/LRR-repeat protein At5g56420 isoform X2 — translation MDKISQLPDDLLIKILSLVPTEEVVAMRVLSKRWISLWTLVPRLIFGDYPEEDDDREEEDAEASENDHCCSQFVYGTLLLHKAPVLERFHLNRVSGCSASEIDLWVRLAVDRFVRDLKIRFFPEYGIIRLPSTLFRCATLETLELRKVVISEVPSRVSFQSLKTFRLLFVKYADEESFVRLISDCPVLEDLVVETCHDDNVVTFTINVPSLEKFSIRNTLQDLETENDVFVVHYHSLKQLTIVDYFGELKLLGNNNMPQLVEANLLSVSCHAKVLESFSRLKRISLCLPEEYPTGIVLSQLVFLKICSCESNWMNMLMSVLQHSPKLKVLKLALNHSVTEDRKVFWTQPSCVPQCLLYHLETFEWRDYDGTEEVEKEMAIYILKNASRLVTATIYYPDLFEWERKLQMFKELEVVSRGSRSCELTMG, via the exons ATGGACAAGATAAGTCAATTACCAGATGATTTGctcataaaaatattgtcaCTAGTCCCAACAGAAGAGGTAGTTGCCATGAGAGTTTTGTCTAAACGATGGATTTCTCTTTGGACACTAGTGCCAAGACTAATCTTTGGTGATTACCCAGAGGAAGATGATGATAGGGAAGAGGAGGATGCAGAGGCTAGTGAGAATGATCACTGCTGCTCGCAGTTTGTTTATGGGACTTTACTACTACATAAAGCCCCGGTTCTCGAACGTTTTCATCTCAACCGTGTTTCAGGATGCAGTGCTTCCGAGATTGATCTATGGGTTAGACTTGCAGTTGATCGTTTCGTGCGTGATTTGAAGATACGGTTTTTCCCTGAATACGGGATTATAAGATTGCCTAGCACACTGTTCAGATGCGCAACACTAGAGACTTTGGAACTTCGGAAGGTGGTTATTTCGGAAGTTCCATCTCGAGTTAGCTTTCAATCTCTTAAGACGTTTCGTCTGCTGTTTGTCAAGTATGCAGACGAAGAATCTTTCGTGAGGCTTATATCAGATTGCCCTGTTCTTGAAGACTTGGTTGTAGAAACTTGTCACGATGACAATGTGGTGACTTTTACTATTAATGTGCCTTCCCTGGAGAAGTTTTCCATCAGGAATACATTGCAAGACTTGGAGACTGAGAACGATGTGTTTGTGGTACATTACCATTCATTGAAGCAGTTAACAATTGTGGACTACTTCGGTGAACTAAAGTTATTAGGTAATAATAATATGCCACAACTTGTCGAggcaaatctattatctgtgtcCTGCCATGCTAAGGTTCTTGAATCTTTCTCCCGGCTCAAGCGTATATCTTTATGCTTACCTGAAGAG TACCCTACTGGTATTGTTTTATCTCAGCTTGTGTTTTTAAAGATTTGTTCATGTGAAAGTAATTGGATGAATATGCTTATGAGTGTGCTCCAACATTCACCTAAACTAAAAGTTCTCAAGCTTGCACTG AACCATTCGGTGACTGAGGATCGTAAAGTTTTCTGGACGCAGCCAAGTTGTGTTCCTCAGTGTTTGCTGTACCATCTCGAAACCTTTGAGTGGAGAGACTATGACGGAACAGAAGAAGTAGAGAAAGAAATGGCGATTTATATCTTGAAGAATGCGAGCCGATTAGTGACTGCAACTATCTACTACCCTGATTTATTCGAGTGGGAGCGCAAGCTTCAAATGTTTAAGGAGTTGGAAGTTGTGTCAAGGGGTTCAAGATCTTGCGAACTAACAATGGGATGA
- the LOC103832496 gene encoding F-box/FBD/LRR-repeat protein At5g56420 isoform X1, with protein MDKISQLPDDLLIKILSLVPTEEVVAMRVLSKRWISLWTLVPRLIFGDYPEEDDDREEEDAEASENDHCCSQFVYGTLLLHKAPVLERFHLNRVSGCSASEIDLWVRLAVDRFVRDLKIRFFPEYGIIRLPSTLFRCATLETLELRKVVISEVPSRVSFQSLKTFRLLFVKYADEESFVRLISDCPVLEDLVVETCHDDNVVTFTINVPSLEKFSIRNTLQDLETENDVFVVHYHSLKQLTIVDYFGELKLLGNNNMPQLVEANLLSVSCHAKVLESFSRLKRISLCLPEEVQYPTGIVLSQLVFLKICSCESNWMNMLMSVLQHSPKLKVLKLALNHSVTEDRKVFWTQPSCVPQCLLYHLETFEWRDYDGTEEVEKEMAIYILKNASRLVTATIYYPDLFEWERKLQMFKELEVVSRGSRSCELTMG; from the exons ATGGACAAGATAAGTCAATTACCAGATGATTTGctcataaaaatattgtcaCTAGTCCCAACAGAAGAGGTAGTTGCCATGAGAGTTTTGTCTAAACGATGGATTTCTCTTTGGACACTAGTGCCAAGACTAATCTTTGGTGATTACCCAGAGGAAGATGATGATAGGGAAGAGGAGGATGCAGAGGCTAGTGAGAATGATCACTGCTGCTCGCAGTTTGTTTATGGGACTTTACTACTACATAAAGCCCCGGTTCTCGAACGTTTTCATCTCAACCGTGTTTCAGGATGCAGTGCTTCCGAGATTGATCTATGGGTTAGACTTGCAGTTGATCGTTTCGTGCGTGATTTGAAGATACGGTTTTTCCCTGAATACGGGATTATAAGATTGCCTAGCACACTGTTCAGATGCGCAACACTAGAGACTTTGGAACTTCGGAAGGTGGTTATTTCGGAAGTTCCATCTCGAGTTAGCTTTCAATCTCTTAAGACGTTTCGTCTGCTGTTTGTCAAGTATGCAGACGAAGAATCTTTCGTGAGGCTTATATCAGATTGCCCTGTTCTTGAAGACTTGGTTGTAGAAACTTGTCACGATGACAATGTGGTGACTTTTACTATTAATGTGCCTTCCCTGGAGAAGTTTTCCATCAGGAATACATTGCAAGACTTGGAGACTGAGAACGATGTGTTTGTGGTACATTACCATTCATTGAAGCAGTTAACAATTGTGGACTACTTCGGTGAACTAAAGTTATTAGGTAATAATAATATGCCACAACTTGTCGAggcaaatctattatctgtgtcCTGCCATGCTAAGGTTCTTGAATCTTTCTCCCGGCTCAAGCGTATATCTTTATGCTTACCTGAAGAG GTGCAGTACCCTACTGGTATTGTTTTATCTCAGCTTGTGTTTTTAAAGATTTGTTCATGTGAAAGTAATTGGATGAATATGCTTATGAGTGTGCTCCAACATTCACCTAAACTAAAAGTTCTCAAGCTTGCACTG AACCATTCGGTGACTGAGGATCGTAAAGTTTTCTGGACGCAGCCAAGTTGTGTTCCTCAGTGTTTGCTGTACCATCTCGAAACCTTTGAGTGGAGAGACTATGACGGAACAGAAGAAGTAGAGAAAGAAATGGCGATTTATATCTTGAAGAATGCGAGCCGATTAGTGACTGCAACTATCTACTACCCTGATTTATTCGAGTGGGAGCGCAAGCTTCAAATGTTTAAGGAGTTGGAAGTTGTGTCAAGGGGTTCAAGATCTTGCGAACTAACAATGGGATGA
- the LOC103832511 gene encoding uncharacterized protein LOC103832511, which produces MESTYPMGGCCKVCGSVAHLVKDCPDELNRDSAPTKSSRFDATPRGKLTKFSGDDLENGFYEEPKSSKKNKTSDDVITPDNVDEKRILKKKHGPKIVNFVG; this is translated from the exons ATGGAGTCTACCTACCCAATG GGCGGTTGTTGTAAAGTATGTGGGAGTGTGGCGCATCTCGTCAAAGACTGCCCTGATGAACTCAACAGAGATTCAGCCCCCACAAAGAGCTCAA GATTCGATGCTACACCAAGAGGAAAACTCACCAAGTTCAGTGGGGATGATCTTGAGAACGGTTTCTATGAAGAGCCTAAAAGTAGCAAGAAGAACAAGACTTCTGATGATGTTATTACACCTGATAATGTAGATGAGAAGCGCATCCTAAAAAAGAAACACGGTCCAAAGATTGTCAATTTCGTTGGATGA